A single genomic interval of Lewinellaceae bacterium harbors:
- a CDS encoding caspase family protein encodes MKTLYALLVAINDYPAHKLDGCIHDVQEAKAYLAAHCQAAGCAFQPLELIDEQATRDNLIKGFEHFGQAEKGDACLFFFAGHGSCCEAPEAFRHLAPGGMIESMVCWDSRRPGGRDLMDKELSFLIWQATEGREVHFLAITDCCHSGNITRGVKERLIREAGPAALPEQYLGFEHFKPAGEGRYSPPRGRYVHLSAARDSETAKEVFYKGAPRGVFSYCLLEALQQTNGQLSYAELASRVNLRVKAIVRDQSAQLDAAVEADKKQLFLSGAIAGGAPAYLISYDKKLGWILNAGAIHGIREGDESFRTVFRLKDAGHRIRVAKVLANCSQVEGAEGLDKERQYAAIPEQLASPGLNLAFAEDGEPEGLKLLRELLQQKGSGIFRMVSDKSQADYLIHARDGAYFLSLLFDEGKLPLFQKVQGYSLASATDFLNRLETVARWRQLLQLSNPASSIREEEVDISLFRATDAGNYEDDAPAELLDWRGANDFEYRQGGGEWHRPAFQFKVKNTGRRSLWVSLLYLSADFGITNQLLPKQALEPGQEAWAFDLYDGHPYRTISLEVDDHQSGATIEEYFKLIICTDEFDTFPLNQDGLEPERPLHPTRKVGFRRPAVERPDWAAKEMCLRIRRPK; translated from the coding sequence ATGAAAACCCTTTACGCCCTGCTCGTCGCCATCAACGATTACCCCGCCCATAAGCTGGATGGATGCATCCACGATGTGCAGGAAGCCAAAGCATACCTGGCCGCCCATTGCCAGGCCGCCGGTTGCGCCTTTCAACCCCTGGAATTGATCGACGAACAAGCCACCCGCGACAACCTGATCAAAGGCTTTGAGCATTTCGGGCAAGCAGAAAAGGGCGATGCCTGCCTGTTTTTCTTCGCCGGGCACGGCTCCTGCTGCGAAGCCCCGGAGGCCTTCCGGCACCTGGCGCCCGGCGGCATGATCGAATCGATGGTGTGCTGGGACAGCCGCCGGCCGGGCGGGCGCGACCTGATGGATAAAGAACTGTCCTTCCTGATCTGGCAGGCCACCGAGGGCAGGGAAGTGCACTTTTTGGCCATTACCGACTGCTGCCATTCGGGCAACATCACCCGGGGCGTCAAAGAGCGGCTCATTCGCGAAGCCGGGCCGGCGGCCTTGCCCGAGCAGTACCTGGGCTTTGAGCACTTCAAGCCGGCAGGGGAGGGGCGCTACAGCCCGCCCCGGGGCCGCTATGTGCACCTCTCGGCGGCGCGGGATTCGGAGACGGCCAAGGAGGTGTTCTACAAAGGGGCGCCGAGGGGCGTATTTTCCTATTGCCTGCTGGAAGCCCTTCAGCAAACCAATGGCCAGCTCTCCTACGCCGAGCTGGCCAGCCGGGTAAACCTGCGGGTGAAAGCCATCGTGCGGGATCAATCCGCCCAGTTGGATGCGGCGGTGGAGGCCGATAAAAAACAACTCTTTCTTTCCGGCGCCATTGCGGGGGGCGCGCCTGCCTACCTTATTTCTTACGATAAAAAACTGGGCTGGATATTGAATGCCGGCGCCATCCACGGCATCCGGGAGGGCGATGAATCCTTCCGGACGGTTTTCCGGTTGAAGGATGCCGGCCACCGCATCCGGGTAGCCAAAGTCCTGGCCAACTGCTCGCAGGTAGAAGGAGCGGAAGGGCTGGACAAAGAAAGGCAGTATGCAGCCATCCCGGAACAACTGGCCAGCCCCGGGTTGAACCTCGCCTTTGCGGAGGACGGCGAGCCGGAAGGGTTGAAACTACTTCGGGAGCTGTTGCAACAAAAGGGTTCCGGCATATTTAGAATGGTTTCGGATAAAAGCCAGGCGGATTATCTGATCCACGCCCGAGACGGCGCCTACTTCCTGAGCCTGCTCTTCGATGAAGGCAAGCTCCCCCTTTTCCAAAAGGTGCAGGGCTATTCCCTGGCCTCCGCCACCGATTTCCTCAACCGCCTGGAGACGGTGGCCCGGTGGCGGCAACTGCTGCAGTTGTCCAATCCGGCCAGCAGCATCAGGGAGGAAGAAGTGGACATTTCTCTCTTCCGCGCTACGGACGCCGGCAATTATGAGGATGATGCGCCGGCCGAACTGCTGGACTGGCGGGGTGCCAATGATTTTGAGTACCGGCAAGGCGGCGGCGAATGGCATCGGCCTGCCTTCCAGTTTAAGGTGAAAAACACCGGCCGCCGCTCCCTTTGGGTAAGCCTGCTCTACCTGTCCGCCGACTTTGGCATCACCAACCAACTCCTGCCCAAACAGGCGCTGGAACCGGGGCAGGAAGCCTGGGCGTTCGACCTCTACGACGGCCATCCCTACCGGACGATCTCACTGGAAGTGGACGATCATCAGAGCGGTGCAACGATCGAAGAATACTTCAAACTGATCATCTGCACGGACGAGTTCGATACTTTTCCTTTAAACCAGGATGGCCTGGAGCCGGAGCGGCCCCTCCACCCCACGCGCAAGGTAGGCTTCCGCCGCCCGGCCGTAGAACGCCCGGATTGGGCAGCGAAGGAAATGTGCCTTCGAATTCGCCGGCCAAAATAG
- a CDS encoding HAMP domain-containing histidine kinase, whose protein sequence is MNLIAKTTLLYLLVAMLVFGMGGVLTFYLVQKEVQKETDFALRDNLNQITEEVAEGIPLSFLKRGKVDITDLGETYRDTFYTFSDTLAPHPYLEGQMEPYRKVVAIKKVGGRYYRISITDVFIETDDIYDVVVDIMLRLFFILSAAMIVFSFLITGWLFRPFKKTLERIRSFNLKDREMLSLPQTSTKEFRQLNAFVAQMVYKARRDYLAVKEFSENASHEIQTPLAIARGKLELLMETPGLTDEQLDLVQSAQQNINKLSKLGNALLLLTRIENKEFGNGRKPVDFSCITRSCLENFVELASLKSLALDSYIEPGVPVTIDPTLADILVANLVKNAIRHNISGGWVEVKLDAKRLLVRNTGPAPQVPSEQLFERFHKSRHGDGSLGLGLAIVRKIAEANDFEVSHRFSEGVHEVAVVF, encoded by the coding sequence ATGAACCTGATCGCGAAAACGACGCTTTTATACCTGCTGGTCGCCATGCTGGTCTTCGGCATGGGAGGCGTGCTGACCTTTTATCTGGTGCAGAAAGAGGTGCAGAAAGAGACCGACTTTGCCCTCCGCGACAACCTCAACCAGATCACGGAGGAAGTAGCCGAAGGCATCCCCCTCAGCTTTCTGAAGCGGGGCAAAGTGGACATTACCGACCTGGGCGAAACCTACAGGGATACGTTCTACACCTTTTCCGATACGCTGGCGCCGCATCCTTACCTGGAGGGCCAGATGGAGCCTTACCGGAAGGTTGTGGCCATCAAAAAGGTCGGCGGCCGTTACTACCGGATCAGCATCACCGATGTTTTCATCGAAACGGATGATATTTATGACGTAGTAGTGGATATCATGCTGCGCCTGTTCTTTATCCTGAGCGCAGCCATGATCGTTTTCAGTTTCCTGATCACCGGCTGGTTGTTCCGGCCCTTTAAGAAAACCCTGGAACGCATCCGTTCCTTCAACCTCAAAGACCGGGAAATGTTGAGCCTGCCGCAGACTTCCACCAAGGAATTCCGCCAGCTCAATGCCTTTGTTGCTCAGATGGTTTACAAGGCGAGGCGGGACTATCTGGCCGTAAAAGAGTTCTCGGAGAACGCTTCTCACGAGATTCAAACCCCGCTGGCCATCGCCAGAGGCAAACTGGAACTCCTGATGGAAACTCCCGGCCTGACCGACGAGCAACTGGACCTGGTGCAGTCGGCCCAGCAAAACATCAACAAATTGTCGAAACTCGGCAACGCCTTGCTCTTGCTGACCCGGATCGAGAATAAGGAATTCGGAAATGGCCGCAAACCAGTCGATTTTTCCTGCATCACCCGGTCCTGCCTGGAAAATTTCGTCGAGCTGGCCAGCCTGAAGAGCCTGGCGCTGGACAGCTATATTGAACCTGGCGTGCCTGTTACCATAGACCCTACGCTGGCGGACATCCTGGTGGCCAACCTGGTGAAAAACGCCATCCGCCACAACATATCCGGTGGATGGGTGGAAGTAAAACTGGACGCAAAAAGGCTGCTGGTCCGCAACACCGGGCCCGCTCCCCAGGTGCCCTCAGAACAGCTCTTCGAGCGCTTCCACAAAAGCCGCCACGGAGACGGCTCGCTGGGCCTGGGGTTGGCTATCGTAAGGAAGATTGCGGAGGCTAATGATTTTGAGGTGTCGCATCGGTTTTCCGAGGGAGTACATGAGGTGGCGGTGGTTTTTTAA
- a CDS encoding sigma-70 family RNA polymerase sigma factor has protein sequence MSEALLWSQLRQGRKAALEALYRAHAPVLLQYGSKFSADQQLVEDCLQDLFVGLWQRREQLGEVSSVQSYLLVAMRRRVVRQLGRQQKRETTEEPEEHQFDCEIAIDEQIAARELSDEQHLKLKAALEQLSSRQKEAVYLKYQLGMDYEDICKAMDISYQSARNLAHSALSRLKELLVLLLYGWIVGWLYR, from the coding sequence ATGTCAGAAGCACTACTTTGGTCACAACTACGGCAGGGGCGAAAAGCCGCACTGGAAGCGCTCTACCGGGCGCACGCGCCGGTATTGCTACAGTACGGCAGCAAGTTCTCCGCTGACCAACAGCTGGTGGAGGACTGCCTGCAGGACCTGTTCGTCGGCCTCTGGCAACGGCGGGAGCAACTGGGCGAGGTGTCTTCTGTGCAAAGCTACCTGCTGGTGGCCATGCGGCGGCGGGTGGTCCGCCAACTGGGCCGCCAACAAAAACGCGAAACTACCGAAGAACCGGAGGAGCACCAGTTCGATTGCGAAATAGCTATCGACGAGCAGATCGCCGCCCGGGAATTGTCGGACGAGCAACACCTTAAACTGAAAGCTGCCCTCGAACAACTCAGCTCCCGCCAAAAGGAAGCCGTCTACCTGAAGTACCAGTTGGGCATGGACTATGAAGACATCTGCAAGGCGATGGACATCAGCTACCAGTCGGCGCGCAACCTGGCTCATTCGGCGCTGAGCCGGCTGAAAGAGTTGCTGGTTTTATTGTTGTATGGTTGGATTGTTGGATGGCTGTATCGTTGA
- a CDS encoding response regulator transcription factor, which produces MKLLIVEDEKALSDNIRAYLSRGDVICETALSFEEAQDKLLSFGYDIVLLDIMLPDGNGLNLLRLLKRLQPETGVLIISAKNALDDKVEGLELGADDYLTKPFHLPELNARLNAIFRRRKFQGHKVLEFQEITVNTDTHDVHVGGKLLVLTVKEYELLLFFITNKNRVLTKQAIAEHLWGDNVDLLDSFDFVYQHIKNLRKKITAEGGADYIKTIYGLGYKFSAD; this is translated from the coding sequence ATGAAGCTACTGATCGTTGAAGACGAAAAAGCCCTTTCAGACAACATCCGGGCTTACTTATCCCGGGGCGACGTGATCTGCGAAACGGCCCTCAGCTTTGAGGAGGCGCAGGACAAGCTATTGTCTTTCGGTTACGATATCGTCCTGCTCGACATCATGCTGCCCGACGGCAACGGCCTGAACCTGCTCCGGCTGCTGAAGCGCCTGCAGCCCGAGACCGGCGTGCTGATCATTTCCGCCAAAAATGCCCTGGACGACAAGGTGGAGGGGCTGGAACTGGGCGCCGACGACTACCTGACCAAGCCTTTTCACCTTCCCGAACTCAACGCCCGCCTCAATGCCATCTTCCGGCGGCGCAAATTCCAGGGGCACAAAGTCCTCGAATTTCAGGAAATAACCGTCAATACGGATACGCACGACGTGCATGTGGGAGGCAAATTGCTGGTACTGACCGTTAAGGAGTACGAGTTGTTGCTGTTTTTCATCACCAACAAGAACCGGGTGCTGACCAAGCAGGCCATTGCCGAACACCTCTGGGGCGACAATGTAGACCTGCTGGATTCCTTCGATTTCGTCTACCAGCACATCAAAAACCTGCGAAAAAAAATAACGGCCGAAGGTGGAGCGGATTACATCAAAACCATCTATGGCCTGGGCTATAAATTCAGTGCAGATTAA
- a CDS encoding TonB-dependent receptor, which yields MKNRLILQLSTLLLLLQAPFLIQAQPDPDKPAKGLVKGLVVDGDTGQPLDYATITLFSSEDSSLVTGGVTDAAGAFRLELKFGSYYANVAFIAFKDVNIGGIEVNRDNPVADLGTIEIFPSATVLAEVEVRAEKSNMQISLDKRVFNVGKDLANIGGTASDVLDNVPSVTVDAEGGVSLRGSSGVRILINGRPSGLVGVGDTDGLRQIPANLIDRIEVITNPSARYEAEGMAGIINIILKKDRRQGLNGSLDLTTGYPHNYGLAANANYRTGNLNLFGNYGVSYRKRPGKGSLYQEIYDRNEFGPDTTFILQQNQERERGGWDNTLRAGAEYFFNDKTSLTASFTYEKEDGDNSSDIEYRDYLFNLNRLTGITRRLDLEKEIENNLEYVMSFRKEFEREGHLLTADVRYQDNDEVEKSTITEEYFTPEYTQSGIPGLNQRSRNEEKERLILGQMDYIQPFAKEGKFEAGLRASLREINTDYQVEELKGSDWELLPNFTNEFLYDENIYAAYGIVGNKFGRFSVQVGVRAELTDVNTQLLDTGEENPRDYLNLFPSGHLGYEFAGQNSFMVSYSRRINRPRFWDLNPFFSFSDARNIRSGNPNLNPEFTNSFEVGHLKYWDKMSLSSSVYYRYTEGIIERIRTLQEDGTTLTRPENLATEDAYGLDVTFSASPADWWDLDGNVNFFRSIINGNNIDTSFTADALTWNGRITSKMDLWKFVDAQVRFNYRAPRITTQGRNKALYHIDLAFSKDILDSKGTLTLSVSDLLNSRRWRYIFEGDDFYSRGDFQWRARQVTLTFNYRLNQKKQRQGGGRGDFGGGEGEF from the coding sequence ATGAAAAATCGCCTGATTCTACAACTATCTACGCTACTGTTATTGCTGCAAGCGCCGTTTCTGATCCAAGCTCAGCCCGACCCGGACAAACCCGCCAAAGGGCTGGTCAAAGGGCTGGTGGTGGATGGCGATACCGGGCAGCCGTTGGATTACGCCACCATTACCCTATTTTCTTCGGAAGACAGTTCTTTGGTTACCGGCGGCGTTACGGATGCTGCCGGCGCCTTTCGCCTGGAACTAAAATTCGGCAGCTATTACGCCAACGTCGCCTTTATTGCCTTTAAAGACGTCAATATCGGCGGGATTGAAGTCAACCGGGACAACCCCGTCGCGGACCTGGGCACCATAGAGATTTTCCCCAGCGCCACCGTCCTGGCGGAGGTGGAAGTCCGGGCAGAAAAAAGCAACATGCAAATCTCGCTGGACAAGCGGGTATTCAACGTGGGGAAAGACCTGGCCAATATCGGAGGCACGGCCTCCGACGTGCTGGACAACGTGCCTTCGGTAACCGTCGACGCCGAAGGAGGCGTCAGCCTCAGAGGCAGCAGCGGCGTGCGCATCCTGATCAACGGGCGGCCTTCCGGGCTGGTCGGGGTTGGAGACACCGACGGCCTGCGGCAGATTCCCGCCAACCTGATCGACCGCATTGAAGTCATCACCAACCCTTCGGCCAGATATGAAGCGGAGGGCATGGCCGGCATCATCAACATCATCCTCAAGAAAGACCGCCGGCAGGGGCTCAACGGCTCCCTGGATTTGACGACCGGCTATCCGCACAATTATGGGCTGGCCGCCAACGCCAATTACCGAACCGGCAACCTCAACCTCTTCGGCAACTACGGCGTCAGCTACCGGAAGCGGCCGGGCAAGGGTTCGCTCTACCAGGAAATTTACGACCGCAACGAATTCGGGCCCGACACCACTTTCATCCTTCAGCAGAACCAGGAGCGCGAACGGGGAGGTTGGGACAATACCCTGCGCGCCGGCGCCGAGTACTTCTTCAATGACAAAACCAGCCTGACGGCCTCCTTCACCTATGAGAAAGAGGACGGAGATAATTCCTCGGATATCGAATACCGGGACTACCTCTTCAACCTCAACCGCCTCACCGGCATCACCCGCCGCCTGGACCTGGAAAAAGAGATTGAGAACAACCTGGAATACGTCATGAGCTTTCGCAAGGAGTTCGAACGCGAAGGCCACCTGCTGACCGCCGATGTGCGCTATCAGGACAATGACGAAGTAGAAAAATCCACCATTACGGAAGAATATTTCACGCCCGAATACACGCAGTCCGGCATTCCGGGCCTGAATCAGCGTTCCCGCAATGAAGAAAAGGAGCGCCTGATCCTGGGGCAGATGGATTACATTCAGCCCTTCGCCAAAGAAGGCAAGTTCGAAGCGGGCCTGCGGGCTTCTCTTCGCGAGATCAACACCGATTATCAGGTGGAGGAGCTCAAGGGCAGCGACTGGGAGTTGCTTCCCAACTTCACCAACGAATTCCTGTACGATGAGAATATTTATGCAGCTTATGGCATCGTCGGCAATAAATTCGGGCGCTTTTCCGTCCAGGTGGGCGTGCGGGCCGAATTGACCGACGTCAATACTCAGCTGCTCGATACCGGGGAGGAAAACCCGCGCGATTACCTGAACCTCTTTCCCAGCGGGCATTTGGGTTACGAATTTGCCGGGCAGAACTCCTTTATGGTGAGCTACAGCCGGCGCATCAACCGCCCGCGCTTCTGGGACCTCAACCCCTTTTTCAGCTTCAGCGACGCCCGCAACATCCGCAGCGGCAACCCCAACCTCAATCCGGAGTTTACCAACTCTTTCGAGGTGGGCCACCTGAAGTACTGGGATAAAATGTCGCTCAGCTCTTCGGTGTACTACCGCTATACCGAAGGCATTATCGAGCGCATCCGGACGCTGCAGGAGGACGGCACGACCCTCACCCGCCCGGAAAACCTGGCCACCGAGGACGCCTACGGCCTGGACGTAACCTTCTCCGCTTCCCCAGCCGATTGGTGGGATCTGGACGGCAACGTCAACTTCTTTCGTTCCATTATCAACGGCAACAACATCGATACCTCCTTTACCGCCGACGCTTTGACCTGGAACGGCCGGATCACTTCCAAAATGGATTTGTGGAAATTCGTCGATGCCCAGGTCCGGTTTAACTACCGCGCGCCGCGCATCACCACCCAGGGCCGGAACAAAGCGCTTTACCATATAGACCTGGCTTTCAGCAAGGACATTCTGGACAGCAAGGGCACCCTCACGCTTTCGGTAAGCGACTTGCTCAACTCCCGCCGCTGGCGCTACATCTTTGAAGGGGATGACTTTTACAGCCGGGGCGATTTTCAATGGCGCGCCCGGCAGGTTACGCTTACCTTCAACTATCGCCTGAACCAGAAGAAGCAGCGCCAGGGTGGCGGCCGGGGCGATTTTGGCGGAGGAGAGGGAGAATTTTAA
- a CDS encoding TonB-dependent receptor, with the protein MRRTVLLIALGWGWMLAGLAQDGEIIVKEQFRNSSLATAMEQLEERYHIQISYDNDYLSQVTVNQTINGLPLEEALQQLLAPAGLAFQVLPGGEVLIRPRGENEGRNRQFVLKGQVADALSGEPLPYAAVLLESPFTGAETDEYGRFELPLPEPGESLTLRVQYVGYHPYSTLLTSEQSRQYQKLQLAPHIQEIEPVTVSERPPVLSTRKDAQSLTLDAGQLARLPAFLGGNDLFRQMQLLPGISAHDDLSADLNIRGGDGDENMILLDGITLYSISHFFGVFSSINPEMIDEVKLYKNAFPAEYGGRTSGVVEMASRQPAGVGLQGSAELNLLLANAYLAVPLGKKMGLALSGRITGQDVADTRLYGLIRNEEPLSARSLSNGTGTGNQVSSILTAEPDFNFYDTYARWQWRPSPGSQWAASFFHSKDVFHYQYEQAYSRRFRNNIITTLESYNEQANWANTGFSLQGSQQWSPGFQSALRLSYSSFQTDGSTATSITRPVQNDSLVLLANGQSNHVQGMEFNWKNEWVLSEKESLSGGYNFLRNEVEVNLEVEKATLLDSRQAAGQHALFLEHQKKWDNRWSSTLGLRATYYQPDKTVYLSPRLQLNYQLNEDWRFKGALSRYNQFLREMDYEDRFGRSFEFWVLADDTEFPIAHANQAMLGFNWRKEGFELDVECYAKQTEGQVAYALLAPGFATGGITPSREFDYRLFRGQGQSRGIDILLKKDWGPYSGWLAYTLSKTTQRYREINRNEPFPSQDDRRHQLKWANMVKLGRWEFSATYIFASGRPFTDLARFQRQDRREAAIEDFITYLPDYHRADVEAGYNFHLSGLRARAGVSVFNLFDHDNIKYRQYIYSLSAGETGPMIPQNIVLGNEVKLLGRTLNLSFGIRF; encoded by the coding sequence ATGAGGAGAACGGTATTGCTGATCGCGTTGGGCTGGGGTTGGATGCTCGCCGGCCTGGCTCAGGATGGAGAGATAATCGTCAAGGAGCAGTTCAGAAACAGTTCCCTGGCTACAGCTATGGAACAACTCGAAGAGCGTTACCACATTCAAATATCCTACGACAATGACTACCTTTCTCAGGTCACCGTCAATCAAACCATAAACGGGCTTCCGCTGGAGGAGGCCCTTCAGCAATTGCTGGCGCCCGCCGGGCTGGCTTTTCAAGTACTCCCGGGGGGAGAGGTATTGATCCGCCCCAGGGGGGAAAACGAAGGTAGAAACCGGCAATTCGTTCTGAAGGGGCAGGTGGCCGATGCGCTGAGCGGAGAGCCCCTCCCCTACGCGGCGGTCCTGCTCGAATCGCCGTTCACTGGCGCCGAAACGGATGAATACGGCCGTTTTGAACTGCCGCTACCAGAACCTGGGGAATCGCTTACCCTGCGGGTGCAATATGTCGGTTACCACCCTTACTCCACGCTCCTCACTTCCGAACAAAGCCGACAATACCAAAAGCTGCAGCTGGCGCCCCATATTCAGGAAATCGAACCGGTGACCGTTTCCGAACGCCCTCCTGTTCTTTCCACCCGAAAAGATGCCCAAAGCCTGACACTGGACGCCGGCCAGCTCGCCCGCCTGCCCGCTTTCCTGGGCGGCAACGACCTTTTCCGGCAGATGCAATTGCTGCCCGGCATCAGCGCCCACGATGACCTGTCGGCCGACCTGAACATCCGCGGCGGCGACGGCGATGAGAACATGATCCTGCTGGACGGCATCACGCTGTACAGCATCAGCCACTTCTTCGGCGTTTTCAGCTCCATCAACCCCGAGATGATCGACGAGGTGAAATTGTACAAAAATGCTTTCCCCGCCGAATATGGCGGGCGAACGTCGGGGGTCGTCGAAATGGCTTCCAGGCAGCCGGCGGGCGTTGGCCTGCAAGGCTCCGCCGAACTCAACCTGCTGCTGGCCAATGCCTACCTGGCAGTGCCTTTGGGCAAAAAAATGGGGCTGGCGCTCAGCGGCAGGATCACCGGCCAGGATGTGGCCGACACCCGGTTGTATGGGCTCATCCGAAATGAAGAACCGCTATCCGCCCGCTCCCTGAGCAACGGGACGGGTACGGGCAACCAGGTTTCCAGCATCCTCACCGCCGAACCGGATTTCAATTTTTACGATACCTATGCCCGCTGGCAGTGGCGGCCTTCTCCGGGCAGCCAGTGGGCGGCCAGCTTCTTCCACAGCAAAGACGTTTTCCATTATCAATACGAGCAGGCTTACAGCCGGCGGTTCCGCAACAACATCATCACCACCCTGGAGTCTTACAACGAACAGGCCAACTGGGCCAACACGGGCTTCAGCCTGCAGGGGTCTCAGCAATGGTCGCCAGGGTTTCAGTCTGCCCTGCGCCTGAGTTATTCTTCCTTCCAAACCGATGGAAGCACCGCCACCTCTATCACCCGCCCCGTGCAAAACGACTCCCTGGTGCTGCTGGCCAACGGCCAGTCCAATCACGTGCAGGGCATGGAATTCAACTGGAAAAACGAGTGGGTGCTCTCCGAAAAAGAATCGCTGAGCGGCGGTTACAATTTTCTGCGCAATGAGGTGGAGGTTAATCTTGAAGTCGAAAAGGCCACCCTCCTGGACAGCAGGCAAGCCGCCGGGCAACACGCCCTGTTCCTGGAGCACCAAAAAAAGTGGGACAACCGCTGGTCCAGCACGCTGGGGCTGCGCGCTACCTACTATCAACCCGATAAAACCGTATACCTCTCCCCCCGCCTCCAGCTGAATTATCAGCTCAATGAGGATTGGCGTTTCAAAGGCGCCCTGAGCCGGTACAACCAGTTCCTGCGGGAGATGGACTACGAGGACCGCTTTGGCCGTTCCTTCGAATTCTGGGTCCTGGCAGATGACACCGAATTCCCCATCGCCCACGCCAACCAGGCCATGCTGGGCTTCAACTGGCGAAAGGAAGGGTTTGAGCTGGATGTGGAATGCTACGCCAAACAAACGGAAGGCCAGGTGGCTTATGCGCTGCTGGCGCCCGGCTTCGCCACGGGAGGCATCACGCCTTCCCGTGAATTTGACTACCGGCTGTTCAGAGGCCAGGGGCAATCACGAGGCATCGACATTCTACTGAAAAAAGACTGGGGGCCCTATTCCGGCTGGCTCGCTTATACGCTCAGCAAAACGACGCAGCGCTACCGCGAGATCAACCGCAACGAACCCTTTCCCTCCCAGGACGACCGCCGCCACCAGCTCAAATGGGCCAATATGGTCAAGCTGGGCCGCTGGGAGTTTTCGGCAACCTACATCTTCGCCAGCGGCCGCCCCTTTACCGACCTGGCCCGTTTCCAGCGGCAGGACCGCCGGGAGGCCGCGATCGAGGATTTCATCACCTACCTGCCCGATTATCACCGCGCCGACGTGGAGGCAGGGTACAACTTTCACCTCTCCGGCCTGCGGGCGCGGGCGGGGGTCTCCGTGTTCAATTTGTTCGACCACGACAACATCAAGTACCGGCAGTACATCTATTCGCTTTCTGCGGGAGAAACGGGGCCGATGATCCCTCAGAATATCGTGCTGGGCAATGAGGTGAAATTGCTGGGCAGAACGCTGAACTTAAGTTTCGGAATAAGGTTTTAG
- a CDS encoding FecR domain-containing protein, with translation MNDKYLKYDALELAQDDAFIRWVKEGGGPRRQEWEAWRARHPEKEQEIEEARLLVQSIVIKEAPANQQRIGQIWNKIDAATEGTATRATAPRLKAYRWIGYAAAAVLALLAAFFFLRPEGAVIVETGYGQVARHVLPDGSAIQLNAGTRISYHEDTWGEARRLELEGEAFFEVEKGSPFIVKTAKGTVEVLGTSFNINTFEGHFDVHCYTGRVQVSANSNQEILTSGQSAQWAENSWQRGSFDAQGSPDWQQGRFEYHSAPLREVFAEMERQFGVRIDAPDSILSRMYTGAYERNSLDSALYRVCWPMKLEAGRDGKIVVIRTEESRE, from the coding sequence ATGAACGACAAATACCTGAAATATGATGCTTTGGAACTAGCCCAGGATGATGCCTTCATCCGGTGGGTGAAGGAAGGCGGCGGCCCCCGGCGCCAGGAATGGGAAGCGTGGCGGGCCCGGCATCCGGAGAAGGAGCAGGAGATAGAAGAAGCGCGGCTGCTCGTTCAGTCTATTGTCATCAAAGAAGCGCCGGCAAACCAGCAGCGCATAGGCCAGATTTGGAATAAGATCGATGCGGCCACCGAAGGAACCGCAACGCGGGCTACTGCTCCGCGGCTGAAAGCCTACCGCTGGATTGGCTATGCCGCTGCTGCCGTCCTCGCCCTGCTGGCGGCCTTCTTCTTCCTCCGGCCGGAAGGCGCGGTTATCGTAGAAACCGGCTACGGGCAGGTTGCCCGGCACGTGCTGCCGGATGGATCAGCCATACAGCTCAACGCCGGCACCCGCATCAGTTACCATGAAGATACGTGGGGCGAAGCGCGCCGGCTCGAGCTGGAAGGCGAAGCTTTCTTCGAAGTAGAAAAAGGTTCGCCTTTCATCGTCAAAACGGCCAAAGGAACGGTAGAAGTGTTGGGCACCAGCTTCAACATCAATACCTTTGAAGGGCATTTCGACGTTCATTGTTATACCGGGCGGGTACAGGTGAGCGCCAATAGCAACCAGGAAATCCTTACCTCGGGCCAGTCGGCTCAATGGGCGGAAAATAGCTGGCAAAGAGGCAGCTTCGATGCTCAGGGCAGCCCGGATTGGCAACAGGGCCGGTTCGAGTACCACAGCGCACCCCTCCGGGAAGTCTTCGCCGAGATGGAACGCCAGTTTGGCGTCCGCATCGACGCTCCCGACAGCATCCTGTCCCGCATGTACACCGGCGCTTACGAACGCAATTCGCTCGACAGCGCCCTGTACCGGGTATGCTGGCCGATGAAGCTGGAAGCCGGGCGGGATGGGAAAATAGTGGTTATCCGAACGGAGGAAAGCAGGGAGTGA